A single window of Polyodon spathula isolate WHYD16114869_AA chromosome 2, ASM1765450v1, whole genome shotgun sequence DNA harbors:
- the LOC121329974 gene encoding uncharacterized protein LOC121329974 isoform X1, protein MAGWTQDVVIESPPEHSNIISPRDEYEVSRRLQTLEEKIVNILKKTCQQKELPLQEDERAPVKDDSDSSTEMLKLLQSMETKLNCIETCLGKDNRRLLTTTPEQNEDVSDKFLYTVLGNVTDVDWKHLMRILGLTDPEMEGIKQEHLFDIKEQKYQMLQLIKQKKREKGETVSKGELQQALQILKLTDVLSCVEAGSHTSAPATLG, encoded by the exons ATGGCAGGTTGGACTCAAGATGTCGTTATCGAATCACCACCAG AGCACAGCAATATTATCTCTCCTAGAGATGAGTATGAGGTTTCACGCAGACTTCAAACCTTGGAAGAGAAGATTGTAAACATACTGAAGAAAACCTGCCAGCAGAAAGAGCTGCCTCTCCAAGAAG ATGAAAGGGCCCCTGTGAAAGATGACTCCGATTCAAGCACTGAAATGTTGAAACTGCTTCAATCAATGGAAACCAAACTAAACTGCATTGAAACATGCTTGGGAAAAG ATAATAGAAGATTACTCACTACTACGCCTGAACAGAACGAAG aTGTCAGCGACAAATTCCTGTATACTGTGTTGGGTAACGTCACTGATGTAGACTGGAAACACTTAATGAGAATCCTTGGCCTCACTGACCCTGAAATGGAGGGAATTAAGCAGGAACACTTATTTGATATTAAAGAGCAAAAATATCAGATGCTGCAGCTGATTAAacagaagaaaagagaaaaagggGAGACTGTTTCAAAAGGGGAACTACAACAAGCTTTACAAATCCTCAAGCTGACAGATGTGCTATCCTGTGTTGAAGCCGGGAGTCATACCTCAG CACCTGCTACCTTGGGCTGA
- the LOC121329974 gene encoding uncharacterized protein LOC121329974 isoform X2 has product MAGWTQDVVIESPPEHSNIISPRDEYEVSRRLQTLEEKIVNILKKTCQQKELPLQEDERAPVKDDSDSSTEMLKLLQSMETKLNCIETCLGKVYTPSLPVLPGAASPGSDAAALVSCSSALFLWGCGSGLGGPPPPLSEPPQPPPRHHHYYLSLLQIVAWAGPFKVPLFPASKIFKNLCAGKNNIIPALDTKMQSYI; this is encoded by the exons ATGGCAGGTTGGACTCAAGATGTCGTTATCGAATCACCACCAG AGCACAGCAATATTATCTCTCCTAGAGATGAGTATGAGGTTTCACGCAGACTTCAAACCTTGGAAGAGAAGATTGTAAACATACTGAAGAAAACCTGCCAGCAGAAAGAGCTGCCTCTCCAAGAAG ATGAAAGGGCCCCTGTGAAAGATGACTCCGATTCAAGCACTGAAATGTTGAAACTGCTTCAATCAATGGAAACCAAACTAAACTGCATTGAAACATGCTTGGGAAAAG tgtacacaccGTCCTTGCCTGTGTTGCCCGGCGCTGCATCGCCCGGTTCGGATGCAGCCGCGCTGGTATCCTGCTCCTCCGCTCTCTTCCTCTGGGGCTGCGGCTCAGGTCTCGGCGGTCCTCCACCTCCACTCTCTGAACCACCCCAGCCACCTCCCcgccaccaccactactacttgTCCCTGCTTCAGATTGTAGCTTGGGCAGGTCCGTTTAAGGTGCCCCTGTTTCCcgcaagcaaaatatttaaaaacctttgtGCTGGCAAAAACAACATAATCCCTGCCCTCGATACTAAAATGCAAAGctacatttaa
- the LOC121327538 gene encoding homeobox protein Nkx-3.2-like: MAVRSNALTPFSIQAILNKREYSRHSNDLDVPCFPKSPCWKVFGDMDTRASEGFSSPSKSEGEAGMVSDQKSYDSDSGLSEENDSATRPVCKSEEDNVELSTSALLENSCHDETDNESTAMDSAQTISDYEIPANVSDPSQPEEDTACDKSLDQPKQRKKRSRAAFSHAQVFELERRFNHQRYLSGPERADLAASLKLTETQVKIWFQNRRYKTKRRQMAADLMASAPAAKKVAVKVLVRDDQRQYSPEELIRPPLLSLHPSYYYPYAYCLPAWTLSACAGNQ; this comes from the exons ATGGCTGTTCGCAGCAACGCCTTAACGCCGTTCTCCATCCaggctattttaaataaaagagaaTACAGCAGGCATTCGAACGATTTGGACGTGCCCTGTTTTCCTAAGTCACCCTGTTGGAAAGTATTTGGGGATATGGACACCAGAGCATCTGAAGGGTTTTCTTCCCCGTCTAAAAGCGAAGGAGAGGCGGGCATGGTGAGCGACCAGAAGAGCTATGATTCAGATTCGGGTCTCAGTGAAGAGAACGACAGTGCGACCCGTCCTGTCTGCAAATCAGAGGAAGATAACGTGGAACTTTCAACCTCAGCATTACTGGAAAACAGTTGCCATGATGAAACAGATAACGAATCCACAGCAATGGACAGTGCTCAAACTATTAGTGACTATGAGATACCGGCAAACGTGTCTG ATCCCAGCCAGCCCGAAGAAGATACTGCGTGTGATAAAAGCTTGGATCAGCCTAAACAGAGGAAGAAGAGATCAAGGGCCGCATTCTCACACGCGCAGGTATTCGAGTTGGAAAGGCGATTCAACCACCAGAGGTACTTATCCGGACCCGAGAGAGCCGACCTGGCGGCCTCCCTAAAGCTGACCGAAACTCAAGTTAAAATCTGGTTCCAGAACCGCAGATACAAAACCAAACGTCGCCAGATGGCTGCTGACTTAATGGCTTCGGCCCCAGCAGCCAAGAAAGTAGCGGTGAAAGTTTTAGTTCGGGATGATCAGAGACAGTACAGCCCAGAAGAACTAATAAGACCGCCGCTCCTATCCCTTCACCCGTCCTACTACTACCCTTATGCATACTGCCTTCCAGCATGGACACTGTCTGCCTGCGCTGGGAATCAGTGA